From Topomyia yanbarensis strain Yona2022 chromosome 1, ASM3024719v1, whole genome shotgun sequence, one genomic window encodes:
- the LOC131676487 gene encoding coiled-coil-helix-coiled-coil-helix domain-containing protein 10, mitochondrial-like, which translates to MPRRGSSASPQPTPRKPAPAAVQSRSATTAVKPSHPVPAATPPSSAPPPSKPSFPQPPPPKTVGAPAAPGLMGQMAATAAGVAIGSAVGNAVTGGMFTGSTDSRGSDAAGQPAAPSAAGSESIASTGPCAREIEQFLACTQGQIDLSLCEGLNETLKQCKMQNRK; encoded by the exons ATGCCTCGACGAGGGAGTTCCGCATCTCCACAGCCGACACCGCGGAA ACCCGCACCAGCAGCGGTCCAATCTCGTTCAGCTACCACAGCCGTCAAGCCGTCACATCCAGTTCCGGCAGCTACTCCACCAAGTTCAGCACCTCCTCCTAGCAAACCGTCCTTCCCGCAACCGCCTCCACCCAAAACTGTCGGTGCACCGGCGGCTCCAGGTTTGATGGGACAGATGGCAGCAACGGCTGCTGGTGTTGCGATCGGGTCAGCCGTTGGCAATGCCGTTACTGGTGGAATGTTCACGGGAAGCACTGACTCGCGGGGATCCGATGCAGCGGGACAGCCGGCTGCCCCGAGTGCTGCCGGGTCCGAGAGTATCGCTTCGACTGGACCGTGTGCTCGGGAGATTGAACAGTTTCTTGCCTGTACCCAGGGGCAGATCGATTTGAGCCTGTGCGAGGGACTCAATGAGACACTGAAGCAGTGCAAGATGCAGAATCGCAAGTAA